One Dunckerocampus dactyliophorus isolate RoL2022-P2 chromosome 18, RoL_Ddac_1.1, whole genome shotgun sequence genomic region harbors:
- the csf2rb gene encoding cytokine receptor common subunit beta isoform X6, translated as MGVGLVSPDRTLPLTRRDRKKHINDITRVQADVVKKQNVQRNPKEKIQNTHFIETNSETRGVLSCLPPGMMPLYWVMIIWMLPRLAFLSNPDRCTLHDTHGSHDVLMQSLQCHNDYESYVHCKWREGQHIRAPLQLWFQTQDSRERCELNATQVQNENGHRTVQCRYETRSFSIGIEHTVFFHEDDILCSSVPRKPLRLSHHLRARTPVDLSTHDTGDGHVLLKWSNPYPAHSSLNRSLMYQLSYKADRQATWTIMNVTRTDVKLETRILLPGRRFEARVRGRASVGQWSHWSPVVTWSMKEDSRQFPSLHCVLDGEKVVTCSWEVSRELDHFITYQLACQHNHTARSDRCCVKPTVTFDASRPLVRYSCSLAVSNPAHLLLELRPTRNAKMFKANTNIQPRPPQQVKVREKDHNWVVEWAKPSTASKIRLYYQVWYYSRQDQDSSILLNISEGSTSVTILGSSLSPSQHHQVQVRSLVIPGEGSRYEGSPSEWTEPVDWTSHAATWPLTTIIYSTISLIVVSVFCVLYITIPQCHSKMTVWGSSIPSPGKSKALSEIKCATNGALIESTYICKVQHLDRLSTCSSSSSSLRPTEDAENKDLEQDRQECKCNSLPPPAQGVNGSDLPVHFSGPYILCQSTESKCMCDGTTEKEQTPSGGPDSSSSVFFTQYGDGYLCLPPPSVSMSTQALVTHCDANTKTQKREQDQQCADNAAWPDKLVDIQPDSSDTPPSYSSGPSWPTIRASGYCILPSAS; from the exons ATGGGGGTGGGATTAGTTTCCCCGGATAGAACACTCCCACTGACAAGACGAGACCGGAAGAAACATATAAAT GACATAACACGTGTGCAAGCAGATGtggtgaaaaaacaaaatgtgcagAGAAACCCAAAGGAGAA GATTCAGAACACACACTTTATTGAGACCAACTCCGAAACAAGAGGGGTGCTGTCCTGCCTTCCCCCAGGAATGATGCCTCTTTACTGGGTCATGATCATCTGGATGCTCCCTCGTTTGGCTTTCCTGTCTAATCCAGACCGATGTACCCTTCATGACACCCACGGCTCCCATGATG TGTTGATGCAGTCATTGCAGTGTCATAACGACTATGAATCGTACGTCCACTGCAAATGGAGGGAGGGCCAACACATACGTGCACCCCTGCAGCTCTGGTTCCAGACACAAGATAGCAG GGAGCGATGCGAGTTGAACGCCACTCAAGTCCAAAATGAAAACGGGCACAGAACTGTCCAGTGCAGATATGAAACTCGTTCATTTTCGATTGGCATCGAACACACGGTCTTCTTTCACGAGGACGACATATTGTGTTCATCTGTCCCACGCAAACCCTTGAGGCTTTCTCACCACT TGAGAGCACGCACACCTGTGGATCTGTCCACACATGACACGGGTGATGGACATGTGTTGCTCAAATGGTCCAATCCTTATCCAGCACAttcctccttgaaccgaagccTCATGTACCAACTCAGCTACAAGGCAGACAGACAAGCTACATGGACT ATTATGAATGTGACACGCACTGACGTCAAACTGGAGACAAGGATCCTGCTTCCAGGGCGCAGGTTTGAGGCCCGGGTGAGGGGTCGGGCCAGTGTGGGCCAGTGGAGTCATTGGAGCCCTGTGGTGACATGGAGTATGAAAGAAG ACAGCAGGCAGTTTCCCAGCTTGCATTGTGTGCTCGATGGCGAGAAGGTGGTGACGTGCAGCTGGGAGGTGAGCAGAGAGCTGGATCACTTCATTACCTACCAGCTGGCCTGTCAACACAACCACACTGCACG GTCCGATAGATGCTGTGTGAAGCCCACGGTTACCTTTGACGCCAGTAGGCCGCTGGTGCGATACAGCTGCTCGCTGGCTGTCTCTAACCCCGCACATCTGCTGCTGGAGTTGCGACCAACACGCAATGCCAAGATGTTCaaggcaaacacaaaca TTCAACCCAGGCCACCGCAGCAGGTGAAGGTGAGGGAGAAAGACCACAACTGGGTTGTAGAATGGGCCAAACCAAGCACAGCCTCAAAAATACGACTGTATTATCAAGTGTGGTATTACAGCAGGCAGGATCAG gATTCTTCTATCCTGCTGAACATCTCAGAGGGTTCCACATCAGTGACCATATTGGGTTCGTCTTTGAGCCCATCCCAGCACCACCAGGTCCAAGTCAGGTCTCTAGTCATCCCTGGAGAGGGTTCGCGTTATGAAGGAAGCCCCTCAGAATGGACCGAGCCAGTCGACTGGACCTCACACGCAG CCACCTGGCCCCTCACCACCATCATCTATTCCACCATCAGTCTGATTGTGGTATCAGTCTTCTGTGTACTCTACATCACGATTCCACAGTGTCACAG CAAAATGACTGTTTGGGGGAGCTCGATTCCTTCTCCTGGCAAAAGCAAAGCCCTGTCAGAAATCAAG TGTGCCACCAATGGAGCCCTGATAGAGAGCACTTACATCTGCAAAGTGCAGCACTTGGACCGCTTGTCGACATG CAGCTCCTCAAGTTCCTCGCTTAGGCCAACTGAGGATGCTGAAAATAAAGATTTGGAGCAGGACCGACAGGAATGCAAGTGTAATAGCCTGCCCCCCCCTGCTCAGGGGGTTAATGGCTCTGACCTTCCAGTGCACTTCAGTGGCCCATATATCCTCTGTCAG TCAACGGAGTCCAAGTGCATGTGTGACGGGACAACAGAGAAAGAACAAACACCATCAGGTGGTCCTGATTCTTCATCCTCAGTGTTCTTCACCCAATATGGAGATGGTTACCTGtgcctcccccctcccagtgTCTCCATGTCTACACAGGCTCTGGTGACGCACTGCGATGCcaacacaaagacacaaaagcGTGAGCAGGACCAACAGTGCGCAGATAACGCAGCGTGGCCTGATAAGCTAGTCGACATTCAGCCTGACAGCAGTGACACACCTCCATCATACAGCTCAGGACCCTCCTGGCCCACCATCAGGGCCTCTGGGTACTGTATCCTGCCCTCAGCATCTTAA
- the csf2rb gene encoding cytokine receptor common subunit beta isoform X4, producing MGVGLVSPDRTLPLTRRDRKKHINDITRVQADVVKKQNVQRNPKEKIQNTHFIETNSETRGVLSCLPPGMMPLYWVMIIWMLPRLAFLSNPDRCTLHDTHGSHDVLMQSLQCHNDYESYVHCKWREGQHIRAPLQLWFQTQDSRERCELNATQVQNENGHRTVQCRYETRSFSIGIEHTVFFHEDDILCSSVPRKPLRLSHHLRARTPVDLSTHDTGDGHVLLKWSNPYPAHSSLNRSLMYQLSYKADRQATWTIMNVTRTDVKLETRILLPGRRFEARVRGRASVGQWSHWSPVVTWSMKEDSRQFPSLHCVLDGEKVVTCSWEVSRELDHFITYQLACQHNHTARPASRSDRCCVKPTVTFDASRPLVRYSCSLAVSNPAHLLLELRPTRNAKMFKANTNIQPRPPQQVKVREKDHNWVVEWAKPSTASKIRLYYQVWYYSRQDQDSSILLNISEGSTSVTILGSSLSPSQHHQVQVRSLVIPGEGSRYEGSPSEWTEPVDWTSHAATWPLTTIIYSTISLIVVSVFCVLYITIPQCHSKMTVWGSSIPSPGKSKALSEIKCATNGALIESTYICKVQHLDRLSTCSSSSSSLRPTEDAENKDLEQDRQECKCNSLPPPAQGVNGSDLPVHFSGPYILCQSTESKCMCDGTTEKEQTPSGGPDSSSSVFFTQYGDGYLCLPPPSVSMSTQALVTHCDANTKTQKREQDQQCADNAAWPDKLVDIQPDSSDTPPSYSSGPSWPTIRASGYCILPSAS from the exons ATGGGGGTGGGATTAGTTTCCCCGGATAGAACACTCCCACTGACAAGACGAGACCGGAAGAAACATATAAAT GACATAACACGTGTGCAAGCAGATGtggtgaaaaaacaaaatgtgcagAGAAACCCAAAGGAGAA GATTCAGAACACACACTTTATTGAGACCAACTCCGAAACAAGAGGGGTGCTGTCCTGCCTTCCCCCAGGAATGATGCCTCTTTACTGGGTCATGATCATCTGGATGCTCCCTCGTTTGGCTTTCCTGTCTAATCCAGACCGATGTACCCTTCATGACACCCACGGCTCCCATGATG TGTTGATGCAGTCATTGCAGTGTCATAACGACTATGAATCGTACGTCCACTGCAAATGGAGGGAGGGCCAACACATACGTGCACCCCTGCAGCTCTGGTTCCAGACACAAGATAGCAG GGAGCGATGCGAGTTGAACGCCACTCAAGTCCAAAATGAAAACGGGCACAGAACTGTCCAGTGCAGATATGAAACTCGTTCATTTTCGATTGGCATCGAACACACGGTCTTCTTTCACGAGGACGACATATTGTGTTCATCTGTCCCACGCAAACCCTTGAGGCTTTCTCACCACT TGAGAGCACGCACACCTGTGGATCTGTCCACACATGACACGGGTGATGGACATGTGTTGCTCAAATGGTCCAATCCTTATCCAGCACAttcctccttgaaccgaagccTCATGTACCAACTCAGCTACAAGGCAGACAGACAAGCTACATGGACT ATTATGAATGTGACACGCACTGACGTCAAACTGGAGACAAGGATCCTGCTTCCAGGGCGCAGGTTTGAGGCCCGGGTGAGGGGTCGGGCCAGTGTGGGCCAGTGGAGTCATTGGAGCCCTGTGGTGACATGGAGTATGAAAGAAG ACAGCAGGCAGTTTCCCAGCTTGCATTGTGTGCTCGATGGCGAGAAGGTGGTGACGTGCAGCTGGGAGGTGAGCAGAGAGCTGGATCACTTCATTACCTACCAGCTGGCCTGTCAACACAACCACACTGCACG TCCTGCCTCCAGGTCCGATAGATGCTGTGTGAAGCCCACGGTTACCTTTGACGCCAGTAGGCCGCTGGTGCGATACAGCTGCTCGCTGGCTGTCTCTAACCCCGCACATCTGCTGCTGGAGTTGCGACCAACACGCAATGCCAAGATGTTCaaggcaaacacaaaca TTCAACCCAGGCCACCGCAGCAGGTGAAGGTGAGGGAGAAAGACCACAACTGGGTTGTAGAATGGGCCAAACCAAGCACAGCCTCAAAAATACGACTGTATTATCAAGTGTGGTATTACAGCAGGCAGGATCAG gATTCTTCTATCCTGCTGAACATCTCAGAGGGTTCCACATCAGTGACCATATTGGGTTCGTCTTTGAGCCCATCCCAGCACCACCAGGTCCAAGTCAGGTCTCTAGTCATCCCTGGAGAGGGTTCGCGTTATGAAGGAAGCCCCTCAGAATGGACCGAGCCAGTCGACTGGACCTCACACGCAG CCACCTGGCCCCTCACCACCATCATCTATTCCACCATCAGTCTGATTGTGGTATCAGTCTTCTGTGTACTCTACATCACGATTCCACAGTGTCACAG CAAAATGACTGTTTGGGGGAGCTCGATTCCTTCTCCTGGCAAAAGCAAAGCCCTGTCAGAAATCAAG TGTGCCACCAATGGAGCCCTGATAGAGAGCACTTACATCTGCAAAGTGCAGCACTTGGACCGCTTGTCGACATG CAGCTCCTCAAGTTCCTCGCTTAGGCCAACTGAGGATGCTGAAAATAAAGATTTGGAGCAGGACCGACAGGAATGCAAGTGTAATAGCCTGCCCCCCCCTGCTCAGGGGGTTAATGGCTCTGACCTTCCAGTGCACTTCAGTGGCCCATATATCCTCTGTCAG TCAACGGAGTCCAAGTGCATGTGTGACGGGACAACAGAGAAAGAACAAACACCATCAGGTGGTCCTGATTCTTCATCCTCAGTGTTCTTCACCCAATATGGAGATGGTTACCTGtgcctcccccctcccagtgTCTCCATGTCTACACAGGCTCTGGTGACGCACTGCGATGCcaacacaaagacacaaaagcGTGAGCAGGACCAACAGTGCGCAGATAACGCAGCGTGGCCTGATAAGCTAGTCGACATTCAGCCTGACAGCAGTGACACACCTCCATCATACAGCTCAGGACCCTCCTGGCCCACCATCAGGGCCTCTGGGTACTGTATCCTGCCCTCAGCATCTTAA
- the csf2rb gene encoding cytokine receptor common subunit beta isoform X7, whose amino-acid sequence MGVGLVSPDRTLPLTRRDRKKHINDITRVQADVVKKQNVQRNPKEKIQNTHFIETNSETRGVLSCLPPGMMPLYWVMIIWMLPRLAFLSNPDRCTLHDTHGSHDVLMQSLQCHNDYESYVHCKWREGQHIRAPLQLWFQTQDSRERCELNATQVQNENGHRTVQCRYETRSFSIGIEHTVFFHEDDILCSSVPRKPLRLSHHLRARTPVDLSTHDTGDGHVLLKWSNPYPAHSSLNRSLMYQLSYKADRQATWTIMNVTRTDVKLETRILLPGRRFEARVRGRASVGQWSHWSPVVTWSMKEDSRQFPSLHCVLDGEKVVTCSWEVSRELDHFITYQLACQHNHTARSDRCCVKPTVTFDASRPLVRYSCSLAVSNPAHLLLELRPTRNAKMFKANTNIQPRPPQQVKVREKDHNWVVEWAKPSTASKIRLYYQVWYYSRQDQDSSILLNISEGSTSVTILGSSLSPSQHHQVQVRSLVIPGEGSRYEGSPSEWTEPVDWTSHAATWPLTTIIYSTISLIVVSVFCVLYITIPQCHSKMTVWGSSIPSPGKSKALSEIKCATNGALIESTYICKVQHLDRLSTCSSSSSLRPTEDAENKDLEQDRQECKCNSLPPPAQGVNGSDLPVHFSGPYILCQSTESKCMCDGTTEKEQTPSGGPDSSSSVFFTQYGDGYLCLPPPSVSMSTQALVTHCDANTKTQKREQDQQCADNAAWPDKLVDIQPDSSDTPPSYSSGPSWPTIRASGYCILPSAS is encoded by the exons ATGGGGGTGGGATTAGTTTCCCCGGATAGAACACTCCCACTGACAAGACGAGACCGGAAGAAACATATAAAT GACATAACACGTGTGCAAGCAGATGtggtgaaaaaacaaaatgtgcagAGAAACCCAAAGGAGAA GATTCAGAACACACACTTTATTGAGACCAACTCCGAAACAAGAGGGGTGCTGTCCTGCCTTCCCCCAGGAATGATGCCTCTTTACTGGGTCATGATCATCTGGATGCTCCCTCGTTTGGCTTTCCTGTCTAATCCAGACCGATGTACCCTTCATGACACCCACGGCTCCCATGATG TGTTGATGCAGTCATTGCAGTGTCATAACGACTATGAATCGTACGTCCACTGCAAATGGAGGGAGGGCCAACACATACGTGCACCCCTGCAGCTCTGGTTCCAGACACAAGATAGCAG GGAGCGATGCGAGTTGAACGCCACTCAAGTCCAAAATGAAAACGGGCACAGAACTGTCCAGTGCAGATATGAAACTCGTTCATTTTCGATTGGCATCGAACACACGGTCTTCTTTCACGAGGACGACATATTGTGTTCATCTGTCCCACGCAAACCCTTGAGGCTTTCTCACCACT TGAGAGCACGCACACCTGTGGATCTGTCCACACATGACACGGGTGATGGACATGTGTTGCTCAAATGGTCCAATCCTTATCCAGCACAttcctccttgaaccgaagccTCATGTACCAACTCAGCTACAAGGCAGACAGACAAGCTACATGGACT ATTATGAATGTGACACGCACTGACGTCAAACTGGAGACAAGGATCCTGCTTCCAGGGCGCAGGTTTGAGGCCCGGGTGAGGGGTCGGGCCAGTGTGGGCCAGTGGAGTCATTGGAGCCCTGTGGTGACATGGAGTATGAAAGAAG ACAGCAGGCAGTTTCCCAGCTTGCATTGTGTGCTCGATGGCGAGAAGGTGGTGACGTGCAGCTGGGAGGTGAGCAGAGAGCTGGATCACTTCATTACCTACCAGCTGGCCTGTCAACACAACCACACTGCACG GTCCGATAGATGCTGTGTGAAGCCCACGGTTACCTTTGACGCCAGTAGGCCGCTGGTGCGATACAGCTGCTCGCTGGCTGTCTCTAACCCCGCACATCTGCTGCTGGAGTTGCGACCAACACGCAATGCCAAGATGTTCaaggcaaacacaaaca TTCAACCCAGGCCACCGCAGCAGGTGAAGGTGAGGGAGAAAGACCACAACTGGGTTGTAGAATGGGCCAAACCAAGCACAGCCTCAAAAATACGACTGTATTATCAAGTGTGGTATTACAGCAGGCAGGATCAG gATTCTTCTATCCTGCTGAACATCTCAGAGGGTTCCACATCAGTGACCATATTGGGTTCGTCTTTGAGCCCATCCCAGCACCACCAGGTCCAAGTCAGGTCTCTAGTCATCCCTGGAGAGGGTTCGCGTTATGAAGGAAGCCCCTCAGAATGGACCGAGCCAGTCGACTGGACCTCACACGCAG CCACCTGGCCCCTCACCACCATCATCTATTCCACCATCAGTCTGATTGTGGTATCAGTCTTCTGTGTACTCTACATCACGATTCCACAGTGTCACAG CAAAATGACTGTTTGGGGGAGCTCGATTCCTTCTCCTGGCAAAAGCAAAGCCCTGTCAGAAATCAAG TGTGCCACCAATGGAGCCCTGATAGAGAGCACTTACATCTGCAAAGTGCAGCACTTGGACCGCTTGTCGACATG CTCCTCAAGTTCCTCGCTTAGGCCAACTGAGGATGCTGAAAATAAAGATTTGGAGCAGGACCGACAGGAATGCAAGTGTAATAGCCTGCCCCCCCCTGCTCAGGGGGTTAATGGCTCTGACCTTCCAGTGCACTTCAGTGGCCCATATATCCTCTGTCAG TCAACGGAGTCCAAGTGCATGTGTGACGGGACAACAGAGAAAGAACAAACACCATCAGGTGGTCCTGATTCTTCATCCTCAGTGTTCTTCACCCAATATGGAGATGGTTACCTGtgcctcccccctcccagtgTCTCCATGTCTACACAGGCTCTGGTGACGCACTGCGATGCcaacacaaagacacaaaagcGTGAGCAGGACCAACAGTGCGCAGATAACGCAGCGTGGCCTGATAAGCTAGTCGACATTCAGCCTGACAGCAGTGACACACCTCCATCATACAGCTCAGGACCCTCCTGGCCCACCATCAGGGCCTCTGGGTACTGTATCCTGCCCTCAGCATCTTAA